From a region of the Hymenobacter jejuensis genome:
- a CDS encoding helix-turn-helix domain-containing protein, with product MSATKLRLPASVIGLRQRRLLAKALSNPMTNSRAFSQPATDFPSGDVEVMTMLEARCGMGNFDRRDLFKVVLVVEGANELHYTTRSYAVNQPALVFTNRLIPYAWEVVEGSGEQQGYLCCFSESFLHSAMRGVSLKDTVLYKVEGNPVYFLDPEQVRYFTDAFTRMRRDLESDYAHKDDLLRNQLSIIIHEAARLQPASAQHAPANAAERITSLFLNLLEVQFPVTAQLREPVLKSASDYADRMAIHVNHLNAMVKEITGKSTTAHINERLVTEAKLLLAHTDWSVGEVAYSLGFEYPTYFNNFFKKHTGTTPLTFRRAHVAVA from the coding sequence ATGTCTGCAACAAAACTCCGGCTCCCCGCGTCTGTTATAGGCTTACGGCAGCGCCGCCTCTTGGCCAAAGCGCTGAGCAACCCGATGACTAACTCACGTGCTTTTTCCCAGCCGGCCACGGACTTTCCCAGCGGAGACGTCGAAGTGATGACCATGCTGGAAGCCCGGTGCGGCATGGGCAACTTCGACCGCCGCGACCTGTTCAAGGTGGTGCTGGTAGTGGAAGGGGCCAATGAGTTGCACTACACCACCCGCAGCTACGCCGTCAACCAGCCCGCGTTGGTGTTCACCAACCGCCTGATTCCTTACGCGTGGGAAGTAGTTGAGGGCTCCGGCGAACAGCAAGGGTACCTGTGCTGCTTTTCCGAGTCGTTTCTGCACTCGGCTATGCGGGGCGTCAGCCTGAAAGATACGGTGCTCTACAAGGTAGAAGGCAACCCCGTGTACTTCCTTGACCCGGAGCAGGTCCGCTACTTCACCGACGCCTTCACCCGGATGCGGCGGGATTTGGAGTCGGATTACGCCCACAAGGACGATTTGCTGCGCAACCAGCTTTCCATCATCATCCACGAAGCCGCCCGCCTGCAGCCGGCTTCGGCCCAACACGCGCCCGCTAACGCGGCCGAGCGCATCACGTCGTTGTTTCTGAACTTGCTGGAGGTGCAGTTTCCCGTCACGGCGCAGCTACGGGAGCCCGTGCTGAAATCGGCGAGCGACTACGCCGACCGCATGGCTATCCATGTCAACCACCTGAATGCCATGGTGAAAGAAATAACCGGCAAGTCTACCACGGCCCACATCAACGAGCGACTGGTGACGGAAGCCAAGCTGCTGCTAGCTCACACCGACTGGAGTGTAGGCGAAGTGGCCTACAGCTTGGGGTTTGAGTATCCCACGTATTTCAACAACTTCTTCAAGAAGCACACCGGCACTACGCCGCTAACCTTCCGCCGCGCGCATGTAGCGGTCGCATAG
- a CDS encoding NAD(P)/FAD-dependent oxidoreductase — translation MASSTSRHRPQDQPLTDYDVLIVGAGSAGLSAALTLGRCLRRVLVCDGGDPRNAPSPAVHGFLSRDGIKPAELLRLGREQLAPYPSVELRTARVLEIKPLAYGFEITAETENSRSFTITARKVLLSTGVEDELPPLDGMRELWGVGVLHCPYCHGWEVRDQPLAVYGRGKGVTGLALLVSRWSPDVVVCTDGPGGLTDHARQRLARQKIQVREEVVKCLEGTKKGELRHIVFETGEPLARHALFVHPHQHQRTQFAEHLGCRITGKGAIWIDKKQQTSLPGLYAAGDNTSGLQQALLAAAEGSKAAININETLTREECPK, via the coding sequence ATGGCTTCTTCTACTTCCCGCCACCGTCCTCAAGACCAACCACTTACCGATTACGATGTGCTGATTGTGGGCGCCGGCAGCGCCGGCCTGAGCGCCGCGCTTACGTTGGGCCGTTGCCTGCGCCGGGTGCTGGTCTGCGACGGCGGCGACCCGCGCAATGCTCCTTCGCCCGCCGTGCACGGCTTCCTGAGCCGCGATGGCATCAAGCCGGCCGAACTGCTGCGCCTCGGCCGCGAGCAATTAGCGCCCTATCCTAGTGTGGAGCTGCGCACGGCGCGCGTGCTGGAAATCAAGCCGTTGGCTTACGGGTTTGAGATAACGGCCGAAACCGAAAACAGTCGCTCCTTTACCATTACTGCCCGTAAAGTGCTGCTGAGCACGGGCGTAGAAGACGAGTTGCCGCCCCTCGATGGCATGCGCGAACTGTGGGGCGTAGGCGTGTTGCATTGCCCGTACTGCCACGGCTGGGAAGTGCGCGACCAGCCGCTGGCCGTGTACGGTCGGGGCAAGGGCGTAACCGGACTGGCCTTGCTCGTCAGTCGGTGGTCGCCGGATGTGGTGGTGTGCACCGACGGCCCCGGTGGCCTCACCGACCACGCCCGGCAACGCTTGGCCCGGCAAAAAATCCAGGTGCGGGAAGAGGTGGTCAAGTGCTTGGAAGGCACCAAAAAGGGTGAGCTTCGGCACATTGTCTTTGAAACAGGCGAGCCGCTGGCCCGCCACGCCTTGTTTGTGCATCCGCACCAACACCAGCGCACGCAGTTTGCCGAGCATCTGGGCTGCCGCATCACGGGCAAGGGTGCCATCTGGATCGATAAGAAGCAGCAAACCAGCCTGCCCGGTCTGTATGCCGCCGGCGATAATACTTCGGGGCTGCAACAAGCACTTTTGGCCGCCGCCGAAGGCTCCAAAGCCGCCATCAACATCAACGAAACCCTCACCCGCGAGGAGTGCCCTAAGTAG
- a CDS encoding right-handed parallel beta-helix repeat-containing protein yields MRTRLRLASFLLVWLAVGTATVHAATAPAIITPTITNPNLPGNNGITLLVSSVTATLFNDADGNTSLSSYRFTTLPTAGILYAYNISSGEKVAVTSTAQTFSPFQYPSIAYDPATVAATTTYSFQYQATDETGLTSATGTYNIPVTTAARVNQVPATREVTNQVVAKGFGASTLAPGLSGVDTDGSVDTYLITAVPNAATVGVLRIGATGTQLAANATVTAAEAAQLTFDPVASFFGTAIIQYKAVDNNGIADATAANYAIPVSNVGSTFGSVLDFTTRPIMEDWSSTLQSLVVNGTTVSISNYTGSGPETNLHIEDNPTMPGRALTWTADYINGKAAAAQTASVTFSFSKAVSGFSASFGDIDLSAGAWTDQLIVTGKRADGTTVALTAANFALGTVVTFSGNNTLTGNAGSSTADDNTVVTFPEPIVSVTFAYANIAGAANPAQQLMTFESFAWYTPDVVTTLTGPARVNPNTAVTYVASVNNNGPYTATSVAPTVQLIAGLTNVTVNGAAAGASYSSASGLLTLPVSANIASGATVTYNVGFTIGTSTVTGIARSTATSSDEVPSNNNGTQSDAQVTTVVNQVPVAQNVTAPTMSNTNNATAIPALVASDPDGDNTIASFLLTNLPATTQGVVTYTRAGATITLAAGNTSSVTNRTLTPAEMATLQFDPAATAVAGSTPSFNYAATDDLGLSSAAATYKLPIAATGLTATDLFVTQQVNLGPYQVGDQVTFTVTVGNTGVAATGVQVTDALPAGLTFVSATPSTGTYDNTTGIWTIVSGVNTFASGSSATLSITATIVKEGTFTNVSTITASNPDSNPLNNEASQKVNPGTAAYAQDFEGRTATDYCEIYTGMSLSNTSVLSDNNSLITNAVLSTTAAGYATPLLRMSGSTTVTFLARVTATTNTARYRLALLDAAGTRTVLTAFTAFGNTAATSITATISQVGVYRVEISFDAQTNGGSNGTAILDDVAVSNATVATQSKNGSDCTANTLPVANDVTFRIANGAAATTIPSLAGTDTAPGVIDSYVFESVLDPNTQGSLTLNGVLVKIGQIVTVAEAAALKFDPVAGYVGSAAFQFSALDNSNEQSAAPATYTISVENSTTIAGRVYDDVNYGGGAGRDYATANAAATGSGFTANAISRSGAVLELYDLDSGKLINTVATGTDGTYTFPLVVSGNYDVRVVNSTVTSVRSATAAGVVPVQTYVNGDVNRIGGENPLLIDAAQNTGTQLLPALTLGNRTPQSLAGVTISSALVAATNVDFGFNFDAVVNTNDAGQGSLRQFIVNANALPNNNLNQVAFNGTAASGTTAIDPAAGVETAIFMLNDNRTTGVPAGLRTGVTAAGYSATTKQFTITLASALPTLIDASTAIDGKEQTVVTGNNVAAGAETTTGPEVVIDFNSFKGLEITGASTRIASLGLTNAKGDGSVTQGAAVYVNGAATSVITDVTATGNDTGGIRLNAATTASVTNNVILGTTTQNVSADGIQVLGGTTGASITGNTLSSNRGYGLEFISGANTSNTVSGNIIRSNGAGIAIAAGNGNTFSTNTIAGNAGDGIVALNGTSNNVFSQNAISTNGDLGIDLSATTTATGDGVSKNADSKTTTSGANSLLNFPIVTQAVTNATNLEIAGYAPAGSTIELFVASADASNFGEGFTFITSQIEGSTSDGAKNARSYSGLINGIDQGSETNASAFYFVIPLSTLSAAQRAALTTGSPKVTATATKSGTGTSEFSGLTTVGVNKPLPVELALFEVKAARFDAQLKWQTATEKNNDHFEVERSFDGIMFEKVANVRGNGTTSEVSTYAFTDANVAQKHLGTVYYRLKQVEASGSAQYSLVRTTAFTQQPAASAELYPNPATTTSTLDLAFLPAGTYQVVLVDMTGRTVSSNSTTAGLPYILNVQALPKGTYMVIIRGGAINLTKRLVKE; encoded by the coding sequence ATGAGAACACGCTTACGATTAGCAAGCTTCTTGCTGGTTTGGTTGGCAGTCGGAACGGCGACTGTGCACGCCGCAACGGCCCCAGCGATTATTACGCCTACTATTACCAACCCCAACCTGCCCGGCAATAACGGCATCACGTTGCTGGTTTCGTCCGTCACGGCTACGCTGTTTAACGATGCCGATGGCAACACAAGCCTATCATCTTATCGTTTTACCACTTTGCCTACGGCAGGGATATTGTATGCTTACAACATCTCAAGTGGCGAAAAGGTAGCCGTTACGTCTACTGCTCAGACGTTCAGCCCTTTTCAGTATCCCAGCATCGCCTACGACCCAGCGACAGTAGCCGCCACTACGACCTATTCCTTTCAGTATCAGGCAACTGACGAAACGGGGCTGACCTCGGCCACGGGCACGTACAACATTCCGGTAACTACCGCGGCACGCGTCAACCAGGTGCCCGCAACCCGCGAGGTGACCAACCAAGTGGTAGCCAAAGGCTTCGGCGCCAGCACTTTGGCGCCGGGCCTGTCTGGCGTGGATACAGACGGCAGCGTTGATACCTACCTGATCACTGCAGTGCCGAATGCTGCCACCGTTGGCGTGCTTCGCATTGGTGCCACCGGAACGCAGCTTGCGGCCAACGCAACGGTTACCGCTGCCGAAGCGGCCCAGCTTACTTTCGATCCGGTGGCTTCGTTCTTTGGTACGGCTATCATTCAATACAAAGCAGTCGACAACAACGGGATCGCGGATGCTACTGCGGCTAACTATGCTATTCCGGTATCCAACGTAGGAAGTACCTTCGGCTCCGTGCTGGATTTCACTACCCGGCCGATAATGGAAGACTGGAGCAGTACTTTGCAGTCGCTCGTGGTCAATGGCACCACCGTTTCGATCAGCAACTACACAGGCAGCGGCCCCGAAACTAACCTGCACATCGAAGACAACCCGACCATGCCCGGCCGGGCGCTCACTTGGACCGCTGACTACATCAACGGCAAAGCTGCAGCGGCGCAAACGGCTAGCGTTACTTTCTCTTTCAGCAAAGCCGTCAGTGGGTTCAGCGCCAGTTTCGGCGATATCGACTTGAGCGCCGGCGCCTGGACCGACCAGCTCATCGTGACCGGGAAGCGGGCCGACGGAACAACCGTGGCTCTTACCGCTGCCAACTTCGCCTTGGGTACGGTGGTTACGTTCAGTGGCAACAATACCCTGACCGGCAATGCGGGCTCTTCGACGGCCGATGACAACACTGTGGTTACGTTTCCCGAGCCAATTGTCAGCGTAACCTTTGCATATGCCAACATTGCGGGAGCGGCCAATCCGGCTCAGCAGCTGATGACTTTTGAGTCATTTGCCTGGTATACGCCAGACGTAGTAACGACGCTTACGGGTCCCGCGCGCGTAAATCCTAACACCGCAGTAACGTACGTTGCCAGCGTCAACAACAACGGCCCTTACACCGCCACCAGCGTCGCCCCAACGGTCCAGCTTATCGCGGGACTGACCAACGTGACCGTCAACGGTGCGGCCGCAGGCGCAAGTTATAGCTCGGCCAGTGGCCTCCTGACGCTGCCTGTCTCGGCTAATATTGCCAGTGGTGCCACCGTCACCTACAACGTAGGTTTCACGATCGGCACGAGTACCGTAACCGGTATTGCCCGTAGCACAGCGACCTCCTCGGACGAAGTGCCAAGCAATAACAACGGCACGCAAAGCGACGCGCAAGTAACCACGGTGGTCAATCAAGTGCCCGTAGCGCAGAATGTTACGGCCCCCACGATGAGCAATACCAATAATGCTACTGCTATTCCGGCGCTGGTTGCTTCTGACCCCGACGGCGACAACACGATTGCCAGCTTTCTGCTGACCAACCTGCCCGCGACCACCCAAGGTGTAGTCACCTACACGCGGGCTGGCGCCACCATAACGCTCGCTGCCGGCAACACTTCCTCCGTTACCAACCGGACGCTGACGCCCGCGGAAATGGCGACTCTGCAATTTGACCCGGCTGCCACCGCCGTAGCAGGCAGCACCCCGTCATTCAACTACGCTGCTACGGATGATCTGGGCTTGTCCTCTGCGGCTGCTACCTACAAGCTTCCGATTGCGGCTACGGGTCTTACGGCTACAGATCTATTTGTTACACAGCAAGTTAACTTAGGACCCTACCAGGTTGGCGATCAAGTGACCTTCACCGTTACGGTCGGCAACACGGGCGTCGCGGCTACGGGGGTGCAAGTAACTGATGCGTTGCCCGCCGGCCTGACCTTCGTGAGCGCTACCCCGTCCACGGGCACCTACGATAACACCACCGGCATCTGGACGATTGTGTCGGGCGTCAACACCTTTGCTAGCGGCAGCAGTGCTACGCTTAGCATTACGGCCACGATCGTGAAGGAAGGCACGTTTACCAACGTTTCGACCATCACGGCAAGCAACCCCGACTCCAACCCTCTTAACAACGAGGCAAGCCAGAAGGTAAACCCCGGCACGGCTGCTTATGCACAGGACTTTGAAGGCCGCACCGCCACGGATTATTGCGAAATCTATACGGGCATGAGCCTGTCGAACACCAGCGTCCTGAGTGACAATAACTCCTTGATCACCAACGCGGTACTTAGCACAACGGCCGCTGGTTACGCCACGCCCCTCCTGCGGATGAGCGGTTCGACTACGGTGACTTTTCTGGCCCGCGTAACTGCTACCACCAACACTGCACGCTACCGCCTCGCGCTGCTAGATGCGGCGGGTACCCGCACGGTACTCACGGCTTTTACCGCTTTTGGCAACACAGCTGCTACGAGCATCACGGCTACCATCAGCCAAGTAGGCGTGTACCGGGTAGAAATTTCTTTTGATGCTCAAACCAACGGCGGAAGCAACGGCACGGCCATTTTAGACGATGTGGCTGTCAGCAATGCTACGGTAGCCACGCAGTCGAAAAACGGCTCGGACTGCACCGCCAACACGTTGCCCGTCGCAAATGATGTGACGTTTCGCATCGCCAACGGCGCCGCTGCCACCACCATCCCTTCACTTGCCGGCACGGATACTGCCCCCGGCGTAATCGACTCATACGTATTCGAGTCGGTACTGGACCCCAACACGCAAGGCTCGCTGACGCTGAATGGTGTGCTGGTGAAAATTGGCCAGATCGTAACGGTTGCCGAAGCAGCTGCGCTAAAGTTTGATCCGGTAGCTGGCTATGTGGGTTCGGCTGCCTTCCAGTTCAGCGCCCTCGACAACAGCAACGAACAGAGCGCCGCTCCGGCCACCTACACCATTTCGGTGGAAAACAGCACAACTATTGCCGGACGCGTGTATGATGACGTAAACTATGGCGGCGGCGCAGGGCGTGATTACGCTACCGCCAATGCCGCGGCTACCGGCTCTGGCTTTACGGCCAACGCCATCAGCCGGAGTGGAGCAGTGCTCGAACTCTATGACCTTGACTCGGGTAAGCTCATCAACACCGTGGCTACCGGCACCGACGGGACCTATACTTTCCCACTTGTAGTAAGCGGCAATTACGACGTTCGTGTCGTCAACTCTACGGTAACTTCTGTGCGCAGCGCCACTGCTGCTGGAGTAGTGCCGGTGCAGACGTATGTAAACGGCGACGTCAACCGGATTGGCGGGGAAAATCCTTTGCTAATCGATGCAGCCCAGAACACCGGAACGCAACTGCTGCCCGCTCTGACCTTGGGCAATCGCACGCCTCAATCGCTTGCCGGTGTTACCATATCCTCGGCGCTCGTTGCCGCCACCAACGTTGATTTCGGCTTTAACTTCGATGCAGTGGTCAATACCAACGACGCGGGCCAGGGATCTCTGCGACAGTTTATTGTCAACGCTAACGCATTGCCTAACAATAACTTAAACCAAGTGGCTTTCAACGGCACCGCGGCGAGTGGCACCACGGCCATCGACCCGGCCGCCGGCGTAGAAACGGCGATCTTCATGCTAAACGATAACCGCACCACGGGCGTCCCAGCAGGCTTGCGCACCGGCGTCACTGCCGCGGGCTATAGCGCCACCACGAAACAGTTTACCATCACCCTGGCTTCGGCTTTGCCAACCCTGATCGATGCCAGTACGGCCATTGACGGCAAGGAGCAAACGGTCGTGACCGGCAACAACGTAGCCGCTGGCGCGGAAACTACTACCGGTCCGGAAGTAGTTATTGACTTCAATTCTTTCAAAGGCCTGGAGATCACGGGCGCTTCTACTCGCATTGCGTCGCTGGGTTTGACAAATGCCAAAGGTGACGGCAGTGTCACGCAAGGTGCGGCCGTGTACGTAAACGGCGCCGCCACGTCGGTAATCACCGACGTGACGGCCACGGGCAACGACACCGGAGGCATTCGCCTGAATGCGGCTACCACTGCTTCGGTGACCAACAATGTCATCTTGGGTACCACCACGCAGAACGTTAGCGCCGACGGCATTCAAGTGTTGGGCGGCACAACTGGGGCCTCCATCACCGGCAATACCCTGAGCAGCAACCGCGGCTACGGCCTCGAATTTATTAGCGGTGCCAACACCAGCAACACGGTGAGCGGCAACATTATCCGAAGCAACGGCGCGGGCATTGCCATCGCAGCAGGCAACGGTAATACGTTCAGCACTAACACGATAGCCGGAAATGCCGGCGACGGCATCGTGGCCCTGAACGGAACTTCCAACAACGTTTTCTCGCAAAATGCGATCAGCACCAACGGGGACTTGGGCATTGACTTATCCGCCACAACCACCGCAACCGGCGACGGCGTGAGCAAGAATGCCGACAGCAAAACGACGACCAGCGGCGCCAACAGCCTGCTCAACTTCCCGATAGTTACGCAAGCCGTAACGAACGCTACCAATCTGGAAATCGCGGGGTATGCCCCGGCCGGCTCGACCATCGAGCTTTTCGTTGCCTCTGCGGATGCTTCTAACTTTGGGGAAGGCTTCACATTTATTACGTCTCAAATCGAGGGCAGCACCAGCGACGGCGCTAAGAACGCCCGCTCGTACAGCGGCCTGATCAACGGCATCGACCAAGGTTCGGAAACCAACGCCAGCGCGTTCTATTTCGTCATTCCCCTGAGCACTCTCTCGGCAGCCCAGCGCGCCGCCCTAACCACAGGCAGCCCCAAAGTGACGGCCACGGCCACGAAATCCGGCACGGGTACTTCCGAATTCTCGGGGCTGACTACCGTCGGCGTAAACAAGCCTCTGCCCGTGGAACTGGCTCTGTTTGAGGTGAAAGCCGCTCGTTTCGACGCCCAGCTAAAGTGGCAAACCGCCACCGAGAAGAACAACGACCACTTCGAGGTAGAGCGCTCTTTCGACGGCATTATGTTTGAAAAAGTAGCCAACGTACGCGGCAACGGTACCACTTCGGAGGTCAGCACCTACGCCTTCACCGATGCCAACGTGGCCCAGAAGCACTTGGGCACGGTGTACTACCGCCTCAAGCAGGTAGAGGCCAGCGGTAGCGCGCAATACAGCCTCGTGCGTACAACCGCCTTCACGCAGCAGCCAGCAGCTTCGGCCGAATTATACCCTAACCCGGCTACTACCACCTCCACGCTTGACTTGGCCTTTTTGCCTGCCGGTACTTACCAGGTAGTGCTCGTCGACATGACTGGCCGCACCGTTAGCAGCAACTCAACGACTGCGGGCCTGCCTTATATCCTCAACGTGCAAGCGTTGCCCAAAGGCACGTACATGGTTATCATCCGCGGCGGGGCCATCAACCTCACCAAACGTCTGGTTAAAGAATAA
- a CDS encoding N-acetylornithine carbamoyltransferase, whose protein sequence is MNKFTSFADVPDYKVLLNKALEIKANPFGYQHLGKNKTVGLIFFNPSLRTRLSSIKAAYNLGAQAWVLNAGADSWTLEMNDGAVMNGSTQEHIKEAIAVMSQYCDVLGVRTFPGLKDRDEDYNEVVFNKILKYATVPVISLESATLHPLQSFADLITVAETKQTERVKVVLTWAPHVRALPQCVPNSFADWFSEIDWVDFVITHPEGYELAERFTKGARIEYEQKKALEGADFVYAKNWSSYRDYGQVITQDPSWMVDTQHMALTNNGKFIHCLPVRRNVEVADAVLDSPNSLVVQEAGNRVFSMQTVLHEMLQ, encoded by the coding sequence ATGAACAAATTCACCTCTTTCGCCGACGTACCTGATTACAAAGTACTGCTTAACAAGGCTTTAGAGATCAAAGCCAATCCGTTTGGCTACCAGCACCTAGGCAAGAACAAGACCGTCGGGCTGATTTTCTTCAACCCTAGCCTACGTACCCGCCTGAGTTCCATTAAGGCGGCCTACAACCTCGGCGCACAGGCCTGGGTGCTGAATGCCGGTGCTGACTCGTGGACGCTGGAAATGAACGACGGCGCCGTGATGAACGGCTCGACGCAGGAGCACATCAAGGAGGCCATTGCCGTGATGAGCCAGTACTGCGATGTGCTGGGCGTACGTACCTTTCCCGGCCTGAAAGACCGCGATGAGGATTACAACGAGGTGGTATTCAATAAGATCTTGAAGTACGCTACCGTGCCGGTTATTAGCCTGGAAAGTGCGACGCTGCACCCGTTGCAGTCCTTCGCCGACCTGATTACGGTGGCCGAGACCAAGCAAACCGAGCGCGTAAAAGTGGTGCTGACGTGGGCACCACACGTACGCGCCTTGCCGCAGTGCGTGCCCAACTCCTTTGCCGACTGGTTCTCGGAAATCGATTGGGTGGATTTTGTCATTACGCACCCCGAGGGCTACGAACTGGCCGAGCGGTTTACCAAAGGCGCCCGCATCGAGTACGAACAGAAGAAAGCCCTAGAAGGGGCTGACTTTGTGTACGCCAAAAACTGGAGCAGCTACCGCGACTACGGCCAGGTAATCACGCAAGACCCTAGCTGGATGGTGGATACGCAGCACATGGCCCTGACCAACAACGGCAAATTCATCCATTGCCTGCCGGTGCGTCGCAACGTGGAAGTAGCAGATGCCGTGCTCGATTCGCCTAACTCGCTGGTGGTGCAGGAAGCCGGCAACCGTGTGTTTTCGATGCAAACAGTGCTGCACGAGATGTTGCAATAG